One genomic window of Rissa tridactyla isolate bRisTri1 unplaced genomic scaffold, bRisTri1.patW.cur.20221130 scaffold_29, whole genome shotgun sequence includes the following:
- the LOC128903244 gene encoding olfactory receptor 14J1-like has product LHYGTLLGSRACVHMAAAAWGSGFLNALLHMANTFSLPLCQGNALDQFFCEIPQILKLSCSHSYLREVGLLVVSACLTFGCFVFIVLSYVQIFRAVLRIPSEQGRHKAFSTCLPHLAVVSLFVSTAMFAYLKPPSISSPVLDLVVAVLYSVLPPTPVEEAYLGKRRTS; this is encoded by the coding sequence ctgcactacgggaccctcctgggcagcagagcttgtgtccacatggcagcagctgcctggggcagtgggtttctcaatgctctcctgcacatggccaatacattttccctacccctctgccagggcaatgccctggaccagttcttctgtgaaatcccccagatcctcaagctctcctgctcacactcctacctcagggaagttgggcttcttgtggtcagtgcctgtttaaccttcgggtgctttgtgttcatcgtgctgtcctatgtgcagatcttcagggccgtgctgaggatcccctctgagcagggacggcacaaagccttttccacgtgcctccctcacctggccgtcgtctccctgtttgtcagcactgccatgtttgcctacctgaagcccccctccatctcctccccagttctcgacctggtggtggctgtgctgtactcagtgttgcctcca